The proteins below are encoded in one region of Streptomyces roseirectus:
- a CDS encoding acyl-CoA desaturase produces the protein MPHGPNPSTTAAPSNPAPPPPRYDGTSPFPPEGPAPARDGGERLYVTVTAAIVVLPFLVLGLAGWLLWGSLIHPADIVLALVLYTITGLGVTVGFHRGLTHGGYRAVRPVRIALAAAGSMSFQGDVIGWVATHRRHHAFTDRPGDPHSPYRYGTHLRGQLRGLAHAHVGWLFRNDRTSAERYAPDLLADRDIRAVARAFPALCVLTLAVPFGAGWLIGGTWAHALTALLWAGLIRIALLHHVTWSVNSLCHMIGERPFRTRHHDRATNLWPLALLSFGESWHNLHHADPTSARHGVDRGQLDPSAAVIRLLERLGWVHDVRWPTPMRVDARRA, from the coding sequence ATGCCGCACGGCCCGAATCCCTCCACGACGGCCGCACCGTCGAACCCCGCCCCGCCGCCCCCGCGTTACGACGGAACATCCCCCTTCCCACCCGAAGGACCCGCGCCCGCACGCGACGGCGGTGAACGGCTGTACGTCACGGTGACGGCCGCGATCGTCGTCCTGCCGTTCCTGGTGCTCGGCCTGGCCGGCTGGTTGCTGTGGGGGAGTCTCATCCATCCCGCCGACATCGTGCTCGCGCTCGTCCTCTACACGATCACGGGTCTCGGCGTCACCGTCGGCTTCCATCGCGGTCTCACCCACGGCGGCTACCGGGCCGTCCGTCCGGTGCGGATCGCGCTCGCGGCGGCCGGTTCGATGAGTTTCCAGGGTGACGTCATCGGCTGGGTCGCCACCCACCGCCGCCACCACGCGTTCACCGACCGGCCCGGCGACCCGCACTCCCCGTACCGCTACGGCACGCATCTGCGCGGCCAGTTGCGCGGGCTCGCGCACGCGCACGTCGGCTGGCTGTTCCGCAACGACCGCACATCCGCCGAACGGTACGCCCCCGACCTGCTGGCCGACCGCGACATCCGTGCCGTGGCCCGCGCCTTCCCCGCCCTGTGCGTCCTCACCCTCGCCGTTCCCTTCGGAGCGGGCTGGCTCATCGGCGGGACCTGGGCGCACGCGCTGACCGCCCTGCTGTGGGCGGGGCTGATCCGCATCGCCCTGCTCCACCACGTCACCTGGAGCGTGAACTCCCTCTGCCACATGATCGGCGAGCGGCCGTTCCGCACCCGGCACCACGACCGGGCCACCAACCTGTGGCCCCTCGCCCTGCTCTCGTTCGGCGAGAGCTGGCACAACCTCCACCACGCCGACCCCACCAGCGCCCGCCACGGCGTCGACCGCGGTCAGCTCGACCCGTCGGCCGCCGTGATCCGCCTGCTCGAACGGCTCGGCTGGGTGCACGACGTGCGCTGGCCCACGCCCATGCGCGTCGACGCCCGTCGCGCCTGA
- a CDS encoding DUF5994 family protein, producing the protein MTTATQPPPPSHPLLRLRLAPHSGMPRPIDGAWWPRSYDLLAELPRLLAGVPRAWGHITSATVNGATWAAAPGRMLVSNQVVRLHRTLTASAAHTIVLLAPGQGRWDLVVVPPDTTEEAAEQLMAAAAGGQA; encoded by the coding sequence ATGACCACCGCGACCCAACCCCCGCCCCCCTCCCATCCCCTTCTCCGGCTGCGCCTGGCACCGCACAGCGGCATGCCCCGACCCATCGACGGAGCGTGGTGGCCCCGTTCGTACGACCTGCTCGCCGAACTTCCCCGGCTGCTGGCCGGGGTGCCGCGCGCATGGGGCCACATCACCAGCGCCACCGTCAACGGGGCGACATGGGCCGCCGCGCCCGGCCGGATGCTCGTGTCCAACCAGGTCGTACGGCTGCACCGGACCCTCACGGCATCCGCCGCGCACACCATCGTCCTGCTCGCGCCCGGCCAGGGCCGCTGGGACCTGGTGGTCGTACCGCCGGACACGACCGAGGAAGCCGCGGAACAGCTCATGGCCGCCGCGGCGGGCGGTCAGGCATGA
- a CDS encoding DUF5994 family protein has translation MPTARLALRDESPAGGRAALDGAWWPRSRDLVSELSALADVLDPLWGRITRVAVNPRHWPPLPPRIFVNGHVVEVGRFTSELDPHQILLLSYTAGRWDLLVIPPETGAPSAARLMAAASGDTGTPMTAAAVMAAERARQAGRDAGGDGDVLAAHGRDQQSAPGR, from the coding sequence GTGCCGACCGCGCGCCTCGCGCTGAGGGACGAGAGCCCCGCCGGCGGACGTGCCGCGCTGGACGGCGCCTGGTGGCCTCGTTCCCGCGACCTGGTGAGCGAGCTGTCCGCGCTGGCGGACGTGCTCGACCCGCTGTGGGGACGGATCACGCGTGTCGCGGTCAACCCCCGCCACTGGCCGCCCCTCCCGCCGAGGATCTTCGTCAACGGCCATGTGGTGGAGGTCGGTCGGTTCACGTCGGAGCTCGATCCACACCAGATCCTTCTGCTGTCCTACACCGCGGGCCGCTGGGACCTGCTGGTGATCCCGCCGGAGACCGGTGCCCCCTCGGCCGCCCGGCTGATGGCGGCCGCGAGTGGGGACACCGGCACGCCGATGACGGCTGCCGCGGTCATGGCGGCGGAACGGGCCCGCCAGGCGGGACGGGACGCAGGCGGGGACGGCGATGTCCTCGCGGCACACGGCCGTGATCAGCAGAGCGCCCCGGGGAGGTGA
- a CDS encoding DUF5994 family protein, with amino-acid sequence MSDSDSPRVPGLLPDAVHQAVRPGTAVLRLETTHDRQGVLDGAWWPRSRDVAVELPTLIAALTEHLGPITRVGLDTDAWDGLPTRMTIDGRVVRIDASPVGDDTVLVTRGERDLFSLLVVPPHATPEAARTAMAEAVRAGSAAQAGQLLIDTGTGTGRASAQT; translated from the coding sequence ATGTCCGACTCCGACTCCCCACGTGTGCCCGGTCTGCTGCCGGACGCCGTCCACCAAGCCGTACGGCCCGGGACGGCCGTCCTGCGGCTGGAGACGACACACGACCGGCAGGGGGTCCTCGACGGGGCCTGGTGGCCGCGCTCCCGCGACGTCGCCGTCGAGCTTCCCACCCTGATCGCCGCCCTGACCGAGCACCTCGGGCCCATCACCCGGGTCGGCCTGGACACCGACGCCTGGGACGGGCTGCCGACGCGGATGACCATCGACGGCCGGGTCGTGCGCATCGACGCCTCGCCGGTCGGCGACGACACCGTCCTCGTCACCCGGGGCGAGCGGGACCTCTTCTCGCTCCTCGTGGTCCCGCCGCACGCGACGCCCGAGGCGGCGCGCACCGCCATGGCCGAGGCCGTCCGCGCCGGCAGCGCCGCGCAGGCCGGACAACTCCTCATCGACACCGGCACCGGCACCGGGCGGGCGTCGGCACAGACATGA
- a CDS encoding GAF and ANTAR domain-containing protein has protein sequence MIAMARERRLAEIFVEVADSLVEDFDVIDLLQRLSARCVELLDVSAAGILLADVHGELQIIAASDEHTRLLELFALQHDQGPCVECYRSGAARTNIDLTRPEVTADWPRFAARARETGYVATHAVPLRLRNRVVGALNLFQTAPHRLGDDDVALAQALADVATIAILQQRTLERSYVENSQLETALTSRVLIEQVKGVLAERWNTSVDDAFAAFRSYARTRHLRLSDLAAQIVSGTFDTAAIPAPATVPPVDRRG, from the coding sequence ATGATCGCCATGGCCCGGGAACGACGTCTGGCCGAGATCTTCGTGGAGGTCGCGGACTCCCTCGTCGAGGACTTCGACGTGATCGACCTGCTGCAGCGGCTGTCCGCGCGCTGCGTCGAACTGCTCGACGTGTCGGCGGCCGGGATCCTGCTCGCGGACGTGCACGGGGAACTGCAGATCATCGCCGCCTCCGACGAGCACACCCGGCTGCTGGAACTCTTCGCGCTCCAGCACGATCAGGGCCCGTGCGTCGAGTGCTACCGCTCCGGCGCCGCCCGGACGAACATCGACCTGACGCGGCCGGAGGTGACCGCCGACTGGCCGCGATTCGCCGCGCGGGCCCGCGAGACGGGGTATGTGGCCACCCACGCCGTCCCACTGCGCCTGCGCAACCGGGTCGTCGGTGCGCTCAACCTCTTCCAGACCGCGCCTCACCGCCTCGGCGACGACGACGTCGCGCTCGCCCAGGCCCTCGCCGACGTGGCCACGATCGCGATCCTTCAGCAGCGCACACTGGAGCGGTCGTACGTCGAGAACAGCCAGTTGGAGACCGCGCTCACCAGCCGTGTTCTCATCGAGCAGGTCAAGGGCGTCCTGGCGGAGCGCTGGAACACCTCTGTCGACGACGCCTTCGCCGCGTTCCGGTCCTATGCCCGCACCCGTCACCTGCGCCTGTCGGACCTCGCCGCGCAGATCGTCTCGGGCACGTTCGACACCGCCGCCATCCCGGCGCCCGCGACGGTCCCGCCCGTGGACCGCCGCGGCTGA
- a CDS encoding GAF and ANTAR domain-containing protein, which yields MARGELDLMTTPSFARDLSDARHGSGRLFLIVGLSAVTFMDGNVLGPLCSARHSASRGTRAPGTPGGASPQAVRRPSGHRNVRRRPSGTSSRGVPAAAGRRQVISDAMAGVLRSLRLGGVDDLARECARALDAAGVSLSLLVGPSRAAEPVWCHPETSARFEELQFTLGEGPGPDAVRTGTPVMAPDLDRVRPGRWPTLLSFARELDVSGVCCFPLGVGAIRIGVLTVLCDKKRQLGEQQYTDAVALAAALTSAFLNGDPHGGGGRPGGGRALEPPAGLRRAVVHQATGMISVQLGVSLEEAMLRLRAYAFGSERPLGEVSADVIARRLRFDNDFDDDVSGPYSPDGGEG from the coding sequence GTGGCCCGCGGTGAGCTGGACCTGATGACCACGCCGTCCTTCGCACGCGACCTGTCGGACGCCCGCCACGGCAGCGGGCGTCTGTTCCTCATCGTCGGCCTCAGCGCCGTGACGTTCATGGACGGCAACGTCCTGGGCCCGTTGTGCTCGGCCCGGCACAGCGCTTCCCGCGGTACGCGAGCGCCCGGGACGCCTGGCGGGGCATCCCCGCAGGCCGTGCGGCGGCCGTCGGGGCACCGTAATGTACGGCGCAGGCCGAGCGGCACCTCATCCCGGGGTGTTCCGGCCGCCGCGGGACGGAGACAGGTGATCAGCGACGCCATGGCCGGAGTCCTGCGGTCGCTGCGCCTCGGCGGGGTCGACGACCTGGCCCGGGAGTGTGCGCGGGCGCTGGACGCCGCGGGGGTCTCACTGTCGCTGCTGGTCGGCCCGTCTCGGGCCGCCGAGCCGGTCTGGTGCCATCCGGAGACGAGTGCCCGGTTCGAGGAGTTGCAGTTCACGTTGGGTGAGGGCCCTGGACCGGACGCGGTCCGCACCGGAACGCCCGTCATGGCTCCGGACCTGGACCGGGTGCGCCCCGGGCGGTGGCCCACGCTGTTGTCGTTCGCGCGGGAGCTGGACGTGTCCGGGGTGTGCTGTTTCCCGCTGGGCGTCGGGGCCATCCGGATCGGCGTCCTGACCGTGCTGTGTGACAAGAAGCGACAGCTGGGCGAGCAGCAGTACACGGATGCCGTCGCCCTGGCGGCGGCGCTGACCAGCGCTTTCCTGAACGGGGATCCTCACGGCGGGGGCGGCAGGCCGGGGGGCGGCAGAGCGCTGGAGCCTCCCGCGGGGCTGCGCCGCGCGGTCGTGCATCAGGCGACGGGAATGATCAGTGTCCAGCTCGGTGTGTCCTTGGAGGAGGCGATGCTGCGTCTGCGCGCCTACGCGTTCGGCAGCGAGCGCCCCCTCGGAGAGGTGTCGGCGGACGTGATCGCCCGCAGGCTGCGCTTCGACAACGACTTCGACGACGATGTGAGCGGGCCGTATTCGCCCGACGGTGGAGAGGGATGA
- a CDS encoding TIR domain-containing protein — MSGNNTFGDGNMVFTGDGNKRMGFHYHEASAAPAAEEREQAPGTPTFPSDDVRARSVFVVHGRDEEVRSAMFGLLRRLDLRPLEWEQLVRATGKASPFLGEVVAHAPSQAQAALVLLTPDDSAKLHPQLLGDREPDHETRLTGQPRQNVLIEMGMVLMAYPERTVIVEVGHLRPAADTTGRNVIRFDGSEESLMKIVARLKVAECQLDDSRSDWRDTSPFENLSAYRRLA; from the coding sequence ATGAGCGGCAACAACACGTTCGGCGACGGCAACATGGTCTTCACCGGCGACGGCAACAAGCGGATGGGCTTCCACTACCACGAGGCATCGGCGGCCCCCGCCGCCGAGGAGCGGGAGCAGGCGCCGGGGACACCCACGTTCCCCTCCGACGACGTCCGCGCCCGCAGCGTCTTCGTCGTGCACGGCCGCGACGAGGAGGTGCGCTCGGCGATGTTCGGCCTGCTGCGTCGCCTGGACCTGCGGCCCCTGGAATGGGAGCAGTTGGTGCGCGCCACCGGCAAGGCGTCGCCGTTCCTCGGCGAGGTCGTCGCGCACGCGCCGTCCCAGGCACAGGCCGCGCTGGTACTGCTCACGCCGGACGACAGCGCCAAGCTCCACCCCCAACTGCTGGGCGACCGCGAGCCCGACCACGAGACCCGGCTCACCGGACAGCCGCGGCAGAACGTGCTGATCGAGATGGGGATGGTGCTGATGGCCTATCCCGAGCGAACCGTGATCGTCGAGGTCGGTCACCTGCGGCCGGCCGCCGACACCACGGGCCGCAACGTCATCCGCTTCGACGGTTCGGAGGAGTCCCTCATGAAGATCGTCGCGCGGCTGAAGGTGGCCGAGTGCCAGTTGGACGACTCCCGGTCCGACTGGCGCGACACCTCGCCCTTCGAGAACCTGTCGGCCTATCGACGGCTCGCCTGA
- a CDS encoding macro domain-containing protein translates to MRSTAVAFGGMSALLQFAGQFFPGSLPDAGLVSAVSVGACLVWGLRAARPVERVRQEFRRPDMTVVVEAGDVFDQSAHLVVGFCDTFDTESDRSVVINGDSVQAQLLARRYDGDVQRLDAELAAALAHLAPVAREDRARKPLGKLDRYPIGTVAVLGARPRLVFAVAYSRIGNDYVAASSVEDLSAGLTRLWEALRDHAQLECVAMPLVGSGLSRLGHLDLDSLLRLLLMSFVARSREGAICRELRVVVRPSDLERIDMRELGAFLSALAAGPAAT, encoded by the coding sequence GTGCGAAGCACGGCCGTCGCGTTCGGCGGGATGTCCGCGCTGCTCCAGTTCGCCGGCCAGTTCTTCCCCGGCAGCCTGCCCGACGCCGGCCTCGTCAGCGCGGTGTCGGTGGGCGCCTGCCTGGTGTGGGGGCTTCGCGCGGCCCGGCCGGTGGAGCGGGTGCGACAGGAGTTCCGGCGGCCGGACATGACGGTGGTGGTCGAGGCGGGCGACGTCTTCGACCAGAGCGCACACCTGGTCGTCGGGTTCTGCGACACCTTCGACACCGAGTCCGACCGGTCCGTCGTCATCAACGGCGACAGCGTGCAGGCCCAGTTGCTGGCCCGGCGCTACGACGGCGACGTACAGCGGCTGGACGCCGAACTGGCCGCGGCGCTGGCCCATTTGGCACCGGTCGCGCGCGAGGATCGGGCCCGCAAACCGCTCGGCAAACTGGACCGGTATCCGATCGGCACGGTCGCGGTGCTCGGCGCCCGGCCCCGGCTGGTGTTCGCCGTCGCGTACAGCCGGATCGGCAACGACTACGTGGCCGCGTCCAGCGTCGAGGACCTTTCGGCAGGGTTGACCCGGCTGTGGGAGGCGCTGCGCGACCACGCCCAACTGGAGTGTGTGGCCATGCCGTTGGTGGGCTCGGGGCTGTCCCGGCTCGGCCATCTCGACCTGGACAGCCTGCTGCGGCTGCTGCTGATGTCGTTCGTCGCCCGGTCCCGTGAGGGCGCGATCTGCCGCGAACTGCGGGTGGTGGTACGGCCGTCGGACCTGGAGCGGATCGACATGCGGGAGCTGGGCGCCTTCCTGAGCGCCCTCGCGGCGGGGCCCGCAGCGACGTGA